The proteins below are encoded in one region of Paenibacillus sp. YYML68:
- a CDS encoding zinc ribbon domain-containing protein, with protein sequence MRDKGCMKCGSREAKTKNVAMTGTGLSKMFDLQHNEFVVVYCTNCGYSEFYNRKSSTASNVLDLFFGG encoded by the coding sequence ATGAGAGACAAGGGCTGTATGAAGTGCGGAAGCAGGGAAGCGAAGACGAAGAATGTCGCGATGACGGGAACGGGGCTGTCCAAGATGTTCGATCTACAGCATAACGAATTTGTGGTCGTATATTGCACGAACTGTGGATACTCGGAGTTTTATAATCGGAAGTCGTCCACGGCGTCGAATGTACTGGATTTATTTTTTGGCGGATAA
- a CDS encoding ATP/GTP-binding protein, translating into MPITKAKLSDFTVFDELNLSFTNGINVFIGENGTGKTHLLKLLYAASQASRKDVTFEEKIRKVFRPKDMKMSRLVRRVKAGNRTATIEISSHEATLKSEIKLKTAGTETKGEEKWEHHFLGHSIFIPAKEILSHSYNFLEAHRAGNIDFDDTYADIIAYAKVDIKKGPEPQARKSFIKDLEKMLSGTVKVDNDVFYLQQKVGGPLEFSLVAEGVRKLALLWMLIKNGTLEQGSVLYWDEPEANINPSAIPIIADILLALEKEGV; encoded by the coding sequence ATGCCAATAACGAAAGCGAAGCTCTCCGATTTTACTGTTTTTGATGAATTAAATTTGTCATTTACTAATGGGATCAATGTCTTTATCGGAGAAAACGGGACAGGGAAGACACATCTTCTGAAGCTACTGTATGCAGCAAGTCAAGCCTCACGTAAAGATGTGACTTTCGAAGAGAAGATTCGAAAGGTGTTTAGACCTAAGGACATGAAGATGTCTCGCTTAGTTCGCAGGGTGAAGGCTGGAAATCGTACGGCCACTATTGAAATCAGCTCTCATGAAGCAACGCTGAAGAGCGAAATCAAGCTGAAAACAGCAGGAACTGAAACAAAGGGTGAAGAAAAATGGGAGCACCATTTTTTGGGTCACAGTATATTTATACCTGCCAAAGAAATTCTCTCGCACTCTTATAATTTCTTGGAAGCCCATCGAGCGGGGAACATTGACTTCGATGATACATACGCTGACATTATTGCATATGCAAAAGTGGATATCAAAAAAGGGCCGGAGCCACAAGCGAGAAAATCGTTCATTAAGGATCTCGAGAAGATGCTGAGCGGTACGGTTAAAGTGGACAATGATGTATTTTATTTACAGCAGAAAGTCGGAGGTCCCTTAGAATTTAGTCTTGTCGCAGAAGGTGTAAGAAAGCTGGCCTTGCTATGGATGCTCATCAAAAACGGAACCCTTGAACAAGGCTCTGTTCTATACTGGGATGAACCTGAAGCGAACATTAACCCTTCCGCTATTCCGATCATTGCCGATATTCTACTAGCCTTAGAAAAAGAAGGTGTGTAA